In Deinococcus multiflagellatus, the genomic window GACCCTGCTTCGTTTGCACCGTGCGGGCTGGACGGTCAGCCAACTGGCGCAGCACTTCGACCGCAATCCACAAGCGGTGCATAACGATCTGACGCGCTTTGAACAGCAGGGCATCGCAGGGCTGGCTGATGGGCAAGCACCAGGCAAACCGCCGCTGGTCACCGCTGTGATTGAGCCGTTCCTGCACGAGAAACTGCGCGAAGACCGTTTTTGGACGGCCACACTGCTGTGTGAGGCGGTCGCGCAGCAGTGTCAGGTCACGATGAGTCCTCGAACCATGACCGCGCATCTGCATCGTCTGGGCTACACCTGGAAGCGGGCGAGGTACTCGCCCGCCAAAACACTCGACCCAGCCGTACAACAGGACCACGCCGCGTCCATTGAGATGCTGAAAAGGGGGCACTGGACGGCAAACTCCGCCTGAGCTTTCTGGATCAGACGGGTCTA contains:
- a CDS encoding winged helix-turn-helix domain-containing protein, giving the protein MGRPARRIEISDAADQQLRALEFNVHVHPKVRFRATLLRLHRAGWTVSQLAQHFDRNPQAVHNDLTRFEQQGIAGLADGQAPGKPPLVTAVIEPFLHEKLREDRFWTATLLCEAVAQQCQVTMSPRTMTAHLHRLGYTWKRARYSPAKTLDPAVQQDHAASIEMLKRGHWTANSA